One window from the genome of Bacillus tianshenii encodes:
- a CDS encoding TetR/AcrR family transcriptional regulator has translation MRRIEPQQRIELRRIYARKLLNVISSQGFHSLKIQEMARIMNVSKATLYNYFSSKEDIIQEVANHYLDYIQEIDQMVLNDDLSFTYRFQKLFQQGVLSTIYASEAFLNDLKASFPQQYEEMMVARKKRLESIKTFYKKGMDEGIFHSLNASLIIMQDEVTFRRLVDPNFLTEEGLSIQQALYDYYKVKKVQLLQPNVLSKVNDEPIHEMIAYIIRKLSNTY, from the coding sequence GTGCGGAGAATTGAACCTCAACAGCGGATTGAACTAAGAAGGATTTATGCAAGAAAGCTTCTGAATGTTATAAGTAGTCAAGGGTTTCACTCTTTAAAAATCCAAGAAATGGCCCGAATTATGAATGTCAGTAAAGCGACTTTATATAATTATTTTTCTTCAAAAGAGGATATCATTCAAGAGGTGGCTAATCATTACCTTGATTATATTCAAGAAATTGATCAAATGGTTTTAAATGATGATTTGTCCTTTACTTATCGTTTCCAGAAGCTCTTTCAACAGGGTGTACTGTCGACCATTTATGCATCAGAGGCTTTTTTGAATGATTTGAAAGCAAGCTTTCCGCAGCAATATGAAGAAATGATGGTAGCTCGTAAGAAGAGATTAGAAAGCATCAAGACATTTTATAAAAAGGGAATGGACGAAGGGATATTTCATTCGTTGAATGCTTCCCTCATTATCATGCAGGATGAGGTAACATTTCGCCGCTTAGTTGATCCGAACTTCTTAACAGAGGAGGGACTTTCAATTCAGCAGGCCTTATATGATTATTATAAGGTAAAGAAAGTTCAGTTATTACAGCCCAATGTCCTGTCTAAAGTGAATGATGAACCTATCCATGAAATGATTGCATACATTATACGGAAATTATCGAATACATATTAA
- a CDS encoding OsmC family protein: MSTKQLLKVESAGKWLGGLKTSISVRDFEDFLVDEPKNLGGTDEGPNPVEYVLGALTSCTSVMIALIAREQKFSFEAVDFANDGTLDLQGLMGVEGVSPHFQTVNFEVKIKTNESDERLEVLKEEVERRCPVYNLIKDAGVDIESKWSKQ; encoded by the coding sequence ATGTCAACAAAACAATTATTAAAGGTCGAATCAGCAGGAAAATGGTTAGGAGGATTAAAAACATCAATTTCAGTGAGAGATTTCGAAGATTTTCTAGTAGATGAACCGAAAAATCTCGGTGGAACAGATGAAGGTCCTAATCCTGTTGAATATGTGTTAGGTGCTTTAACAAGCTGTACATCTGTCATGATTGCCTTGATTGCGAGAGAACAAAAATTTTCTTTTGAAGCTGTTGATTTTGCAAATGATGGTACGCTTGATTTGCAAGGATTAATGGGCGTAGAGGGTGTATCACCGCATTTCCAAACAGTGAACTTTGAAGTAAAAATAAAAACAAATGAAAGTGATGAGCGATTAGAAGTATTGAAAGAAGAAGTAGAACGTAGATGTCCAGTGTATAACTTAATTAAGGACGCAGGTGTCGATATCGAAAGTAAATGGAGTAAACAATAA
- a CDS encoding ParM/StbA family protein, producing the protein MSNSRIAAIDVGNDAVKALFGKLDSDLYIPNVVARDIEDRPVIGIEDLDEKDPLDNIHIRVHSPALQENNAIYRVGNLATKSSNSTELDPGSSKSEEDQTLIMLFASIALDAVNEGNNHEFKKMSNIIDANYTLGTGLPLREVKEGKDVGYRAQLLGSVHQVEFLVTPKYQGLKVNIKFDEVKIYPEGFAAYINLVMDNDLNIINKDLIDKRILIQDIGGLSTDIAVIRNRNVDDDKAQGFNLGVSESLEAIREEIRSKHGVELDSRRDVVDIITRKNDRNHIMVRGSRTSVHDITDRILLELAKKQYRYLRNVWQRNSQTEICYFVGGGSSVLKDYLKTLNNNLDGFNIDFFEDEKESIWMMANAYYKLISDFARKNQKEMERKNDNHNQQNGKHNKHQKHQASVSK; encoded by the coding sequence GTGAGTAATTCTAGAATAGCAGCGATTGATGTAGGTAATGATGCCGTTAAAGCATTGTTTGGAAAGTTAGACTCTGACTTGTACATACCGAATGTAGTAGCAAGAGATATTGAGGACCGACCTGTCATTGGAATTGAAGATTTAGATGAAAAGGACCCACTTGATAACATACATATCCGTGTTCACTCACCTGCTTTACAAGAGAATAATGCAATCTATCGTGTCGGAAACTTAGCAACAAAGAGTTCAAATTCAACTGAACTAGATCCTGGCAGCAGCAAATCTGAAGAGGACCAAACACTCATTATGTTATTTGCTTCTATTGCATTAGACGCGGTAAATGAAGGTAACAATCATGAGTTCAAAAAAATGAGTAATATCATTGATGCGAACTATACGCTCGGAACAGGCTTACCACTTAGAGAAGTTAAAGAAGGAAAAGATGTTGGCTACCGGGCACAGCTGCTAGGTTCTGTGCATCAGGTTGAGTTTCTTGTTACACCGAAATATCAAGGATTGAAAGTAAACATTAAATTTGATGAAGTCAAAATATATCCAGAGGGTTTTGCAGCATATATCAACCTTGTCATGGATAACGACCTGAACATCATTAACAAAGACTTAATCGATAAGCGCATTCTTATCCAAGATATCGGTGGACTATCAACAGATATCGCGGTCATTCGCAACCGAAATGTTGATGATGATAAAGCGCAAGGGTTTAACCTTGGTGTGTCTGAATCATTAGAAGCCATTCGTGAGGAAATTCGTTCAAAACACGGTGTCGAATTAGATAGTCGTAGAGATGTCGTGGATATTATTACAAGAAAGAATGACCGGAACCATATCATGGTGAGAGGAAGCCGGACAAGCGTTCATGATATTACGGATCGTATTTTATTAGAATTAGCGAAAAAGCAGTATCGCTATTTACGTAATGTTTGGCAGAGAAACTCTCAAACAGAAATTTGCTATTTCGTTGGCGGTGGTTCAAGTGTCTTGAAGGATTACTTGAAAACATTAAATAATAACTTAGATGGTTTTAACATCGATTTCTTTGAAGATGAGAAGGAAAGCATCTGGATGATGGCAAATGCTTATTATAAATTGATTTCTGATTTCGCGAGAAAAAATCAAAAAGAAATGGAACGCAAAAACGACAATCATAATCAGCAGAATGGGAAGCATAACAAACATCAAAAACATCAAGCTTCTGTTTCTAAATAG
- a CDS encoding DNA-3-methyladenine glycosylase, whose translation MDLKPLEQSYFEKPTLELAKDLLGKLLVKETEEGTASGWIVETEAYIGPMDRAAHSYNNRRTARTEIMFGLPGNVYTYVMHTHCLVNVVSEGVDKPEAVLIRAVEPHMGIELMYERRGRNKKETDLTSGPGKLTKALGITKSDYGRSFSESPLYIAEGREVKEIVAGPRIGIANSGEAKDYPWRFWEKGNRFVSR comes from the coding sequence GTGGATTTAAAGCCGTTAGAACAATCCTATTTCGAAAAGCCTACACTTGAATTAGCGAAAGACTTGTTAGGGAAGCTTCTTGTGAAAGAAACAGAAGAGGGGACAGCTTCAGGATGGATTGTAGAAACAGAAGCTTATATAGGACCGATGGATCGAGCTGCACATAGTTATAACAATAGACGGACAGCGCGGACTGAAATTATGTTCGGATTGCCGGGCAATGTCTATACGTATGTCATGCATACGCATTGTTTAGTAAACGTAGTGAGTGAAGGAGTGGACAAGCCAGAGGCTGTGCTTATTCGAGCTGTAGAACCTCATATGGGGATTGAGCTAATGTATGAGCGACGAGGAAGGAATAAAAAAGAAACAGACCTTACAAGCGGACCAGGCAAGCTGACAAAAGCGCTTGGCATTACAAAAAGTGATTACGGAAGGTCTTTCTCTGAAAGTCCGCTCTACATCGCCGAAGGACGCGAAGTTAAAGAGATTGTAGCAGGCCCACGGATTGGAATTGCCAACAGTGGGGAGGCAAAAGATTATCCATGGCGTTTTTGGGAAAAGGGAAATCGGTTTGTTTCTAGGTAG
- a CDS encoding cytochrome c oxidase subunit 2A — protein MSNKNHTDSNLKGTLVSVFVLGFIILAMWFGAYALYLTR, from the coding sequence ATGAGTAATAAGAATCATACGGATAGTAATTTAAAAGGGACATTAGTAAGTGTTTTTGTACTCGGCTTCATTATTCTTGCAATGTGGTTTGGTGCTTATGCACTTTATTTAACACGTTAA
- a CDS encoding cytochrome c oxidase subunit II, giving the protein MHFHKYEKIWLTFGIFSLVLFLSIVGVSAFAFDHHPSGGLETIDPEKVAQTPPFDNPGVKKIDEDTYEVAIVALTFGYKPNKIEVPVGKKVIFKVTSPDVTHSFSIVNTNVNMMVVPGQVNTKSYTFKEPGNYLIICNEYCGTGHEFMKTAIEVVEE; this is encoded by the coding sequence ATGCATTTCCATAAATATGAAAAAATCTGGTTAACTTTCGGTATTTTTTCATTGGTTTTATTTTTAAGTATTGTTGGCGTTAGTGCCTTTGCCTTTGACCACCATCCATCTGGTGGCCTCGAAACAATTGATCCTGAGAAAGTGGCCCAAACACCTCCTTTTGATAATCCAGGAGTTAAAAAGATTGATGAAGACACCTATGAAGTGGCAATTGTCGCTCTAACATTCGGCTACAAACCTAACAAAATTGAAGTTCCTGTAGGTAAAAAAGTCATTTTCAAAGTAACGAGCCCGGATGTTACTCACAGCTTTTCGATCGTTAATACAAATGTAAATATGATGGTTGTGCCCGGCCAAGTCAACACAAAAAGCTATACCTTTAAAGAGCCCGGAAATTATTTAATTATCTGTAATGAATACTGTGGTACAGGGCATGAATTTATGAAAACCGCAATTGAGGTGGTTGAGGAATGA
- a CDS encoding b(o/a)3-type cytochrome-c oxidase subunit 1 encodes MKTIIGVHDRRLALSHIGVAYIAFLIGTFCGLLQVFIRNDALELPAWLNYYQILTAHGVLLALVFTTYFIFGFLISGMSKTLGDFGPKVRLFSWIGFYVTTLGTVLTTIMIVSGEASVLYTFYAPLQASGWYYVGLALFVVGTWICGFALIGHYMTWKKKNPKQISPLFAFMTVATIILWVIACLGVVATVLFQFIPWAFGWVDTINVELSRSLFWYFGHPLVYFWLLPAYMAWYVVIPKIVGGKVFSDSLARLSFILFILFSIPVGFHHQLVEPGIASFWKFLQTSLTFMVIIPSLMTAFSIFATFELAGRAKGAKGLFGWFFKLPWRDVRFTSIFIAMLFFIPGGAGGIINASFQLNEVIHNTLWVVGHFHITVGTPVAMTFMGLTFWLVPYLTGRTMTKTMQKLAFIQIITWSIGMLLMSTSQHILGLLGAPRRTAYSAYNDHPAALEWFNGILSNHVTMAIGGSILFLSAMLLIYIVVYSYFLAPKVIKLEDQVEFPLADSDTEATPKFLENWWIWIGISFVLIAIAYTIPLSDMIQHAPPGSKGFRTW; translated from the coding sequence ATGAAAACAATAATTGGTGTACATGACCGAAGATTAGCACTATCACATATTGGCGTCGCCTATATTGCCTTTTTAATTGGTACGTTTTGCGGGTTACTCCAAGTATTTATAAGAAATGATGCCTTGGAGCTGCCAGCTTGGCTTAATTATTATCAAATCCTGACTGCTCATGGCGTTTTACTTGCACTTGTTTTTACAACCTATTTTATCTTTGGATTCTTAATCTCTGGTATGAGCAAAACATTAGGAGACTTCGGACCAAAGGTGCGTTTATTTTCATGGATTGGTTTTTATGTCACAACGCTTGGTACAGTATTAACTACAATTATGATTGTATCCGGTGAAGCTTCTGTTTTATATACATTTTATGCTCCATTGCAAGCAAGTGGCTGGTACTATGTCGGCTTAGCCTTGTTTGTTGTTGGTACTTGGATTTGTGGATTTGCTTTAATCGGCCATTATATGACGTGGAAGAAAAAGAATCCAAAACAAATTAGTCCATTGTTTGCGTTCATGACTGTCGCAACCATTATTCTTTGGGTAATTGCCTGCCTTGGTGTAGTTGCAACTGTTTTGTTCCAGTTTATCCCTTGGGCGTTTGGCTGGGTTGATACCATCAATGTGGAACTGAGCCGTTCACTCTTTTGGTATTTCGGTCATCCACTTGTGTACTTTTGGCTGCTTCCTGCTTATATGGCATGGTATGTCGTCATTCCGAAAATCGTTGGCGGAAAAGTGTTTAGTGATTCACTTGCACGACTATCATTTATTTTGTTTATCCTATTCTCGATTCCTGTTGGCTTCCACCACCAGCTCGTTGAACCTGGGATTGCAAGCTTTTGGAAGTTCCTGCAAACATCCTTAACATTTATGGTAATTATCCCTTCATTAATGACTGCTTTTTCAATCTTTGCTACTTTTGAGCTTGCAGGAAGAGCGAAAGGCGCGAAAGGATTATTCGGTTGGTTTTTCAAGCTGCCGTGGAGAGATGTTCGTTTTACTTCTATCTTTATTGCAATGCTTTTCTTCATTCCAGGTGGAGCAGGCGGAATCATTAATGCAAGCTTTCAGCTAAATGAAGTCATTCATAACACACTTTGGGTTGTTGGTCACTTCCATATCACAGTTGGGACACCTGTCGCCATGACGTTCATGGGCTTAACATTCTGGTTGGTTCCTTACTTAACAGGACGAACAATGACGAAAACAATGCAAAAGCTTGCATTTATTCAAATTATAACGTGGTCAATCGGGATGTTATTAATGTCCACATCACAGCACATTTTAGGCTTATTAGGTGCACCAAGACGTACAGCATATTCTGCTTATAACGACCATCCAGCTGCTTTAGAATGGTTTAACGGAATTCTTTCAAACCACGTCACAATGGCGATTGGCGGTTCAATTCTTTTCTTATCAGCTATGCTGTTAATTTACATTGTTGTCTATTCTTACTTCTTAGCACCAAAAGTTATAAAACTAGAAGATCAAGTCGAGTTCCCGCTTGCTGACAGCGACACTGAAGCTACACCTAAGTTCTTAGAGAACTGGTGGATTTGGATTGGCATTTCATTTGTACTAATTGCAATCGCTTATACAATTCCATTATCAGATATGATTCAACATGCACCACCAGGGTCAAAAGGATTTAGAACATGGTAG
- a CDS encoding glutamate synthase subunit beta translates to MGKPTGFMEYQRQPRHERDPSERTVDWEDYTLPMSEEEVQLQGARCMDCGVPTCHSGMELSGGTTGCPVNHLIPEWNDLVYRGQWKEALKKEHERNNFPEFTGIACPAPCEGACVLGINEPPVAIQAVERSIIEKGFEEGWVVPEPPKSRTGKKVAVIGSGPAGLAAAAQLNKAGHKVTVFERNDRVGGLLTYGIPEMKLSYDIVKRRVDILEEEGIEFVTNTEVGKDYPSEKLQEEFDASVLCGGATVHRDLEVEGRELKGIHYAMDFLHANTKSLLDSNLEDGNYLSARDKDVIVIGGGDTGTDCIATSIRHNCKSLTQFDIYDKKTSVRDVENNPWPQWPIIHRVGYGQKEAAAVFGDDPRAYAVMTKKFVGDGNGHVKEVHTIGVKLTIDEDGNRLREEIPGTEKVWPADLILLAIGFSGPEQELIQQLGVKTGERSTVKAEYGKYKTNVEGVFAAGDMRRGQSLIVWAINEGREAARECDRYLMGTTELP, encoded by the coding sequence ATGGGAAAGCCAACTGGATTTATGGAATATCAACGCCAGCCAAGACATGAACGTGACCCTTCAGAACGGACAGTTGACTGGGAAGACTATACTCTTCCGATGTCAGAAGAAGAGGTACAATTGCAAGGGGCACGCTGTATGGACTGCGGTGTGCCGACCTGTCATTCAGGAATGGAATTGAGCGGAGGCACAACAGGATGTCCGGTAAATCACTTAATTCCAGAGTGGAACGACCTTGTTTACCGGGGGCAATGGAAAGAAGCGTTGAAGAAGGAGCATGAACGAAATAATTTTCCTGAATTCACAGGCATCGCATGTCCTGCACCGTGTGAAGGAGCGTGTGTGTTAGGAATTAACGAACCACCTGTGGCGATCCAGGCCGTTGAACGCTCCATTATTGAAAAAGGCTTTGAAGAAGGCTGGGTTGTGCCCGAACCGCCGAAAAGCCGTACAGGCAAAAAAGTAGCTGTTATTGGGTCGGGACCTGCAGGGCTTGCAGCAGCAGCTCAGCTTAATAAGGCTGGACACAAAGTTACTGTATTTGAACGCAATGACCGAGTTGGTGGTTTGTTAACATACGGGATTCCAGAGATGAAGCTTTCATATGATATCGTAAAACGGCGTGTTGATATTTTAGAGGAAGAAGGAATTGAGTTTGTTACCAATACAGAGGTAGGCAAGGATTACCCGTCAGAAAAGCTTCAGGAAGAATTTGATGCAAGTGTGTTATGCGGAGGGGCAACCGTCCATCGTGACTTAGAAGTAGAAGGTCGGGAGCTGAAAGGGATTCATTATGCGATGGATTTTCTGCATGCGAATACGAAGAGTTTGTTAGATTCGAACCTAGAAGATGGCAATTATCTCTCTGCAAGGGATAAGGATGTCATTGTGATCGGAGGCGGAGATACAGGGACGGATTGTATTGCCACTTCTATTAGACATAATTGCAAAAGCTTAACGCAATTTGATATCTATGATAAGAAAACATCTGTTAGAGATGTTGAAAATAATCCTTGGCCGCAATGGCCGATCATTCACCGTGTTGGATATGGTCAGAAGGAAGCGGCTGCGGTATTCGGTGATGACCCGCGTGCATATGCTGTGATGACAAAAAAGTTTGTCGGCGATGGAAATGGACATGTGAAAGAAGTCCATACAATAGGTGTCAAGCTAACAATAGATGAAGATGGGAATCGACTACGTGAGGAGATCCCAGGTACAGAAAAAGTATGGCCAGCGGATCTCATTCTGCTCGCAATTGGATTCAGCGGGCCTGAACAAGAACTTATTCAACAGCTCGGTGTTAAAACAGGGGAGCGTTCCACTGTAAAAGCAGAGTACGGAAAGTATAAAACAAATGTCGAAGGTGTGTTTGCAGCAGGTGATATGCGTCGAGGACAAAGCTTAATTGTTTGGGCAATCAATGAGGGAAGAGAAGCTGCTAGAGAGTGTGACCGCTATTTAATGGGAACAACTGAACTGCCTTAG